A DNA window from Candidatus Zixiibacteriota bacterium contains the following coding sequences:
- a CDS encoding radical SAM protein, translating to MTDFKFYPRSVVWETTFACNMRCLHCGTAAGKKRPDELTTAEALNMIDELAALGAEDITLSGGEPLLRDDWLILAKRIRERGMKALMISNGLAFSDQVVQDIMSVPLNKVGVSFDGTETTHNYIRQRDDSFSGALNAMRLMRKHGFRQFCAVSQISNINIDEMDAIRRILIDVGCPQWRVQLCTSTGRMRDNRDLILSLDNYPRLIDKLIKLQEHDDEIVIDVGENIGYYGQAGNQLRQGNPYWGCYAGTRILGIESNGAIKGCLSMPEEFVEGNLREKSLAEIWNNPDGFAYNRQFTRDTASGECHDCRYLPLCRGGCATTSVSATGCRADNPYCIYRMEQQQGFATPPDSEYVAALLAKFPPVAKESR from the coding sequence ATGACCGACTTCAAGTTCTATCCACGTTCCGTAGTCTGGGAGACTACTTTTGCCTGCAACATGCGGTGTCTGCACTGCGGCACCGCTGCCGGCAAGAAACGGCCCGACGAACTGACCACCGCCGAAGCCCTGAACATGATCGACGAGCTGGCAGCGCTGGGAGCCGAAGACATCACGCTCTCCGGCGGCGAACCGCTCCTTCGGGATGACTGGCTGATCCTGGCCAAGCGAATCCGCGAGCGCGGCATGAAAGCCCTGATGATATCGAACGGCCTGGCCTTCTCCGATCAGGTGGTGCAGGATATCATGAGTGTGCCGTTGAACAAGGTCGGAGTGAGCTTTGACGGTACCGAGACGACGCACAACTACATCCGCCAGCGCGACGACAGTTTCAGCGGCGCGTTGAACGCCATGCGCCTGATGCGTAAGCACGGTTTCCGCCAGTTCTGCGCCGTGAGCCAGATCTCGAATATCAATATTGACGAGATGGATGCCATCCGCCGCATCCTGATCGATGTCGGCTGTCCTCAATGGCGAGTCCAGCTCTGCACCTCGACCGGCCGCATGCGGGACAACCGTGACTTGATCCTCTCGCTCGACAATTATCCGCGCCTGATTGACAAGCTGATTAAACTGCAGGAACATGATGACGAAATCGTCATTGATGTCGGTGAGAACATTGGCTACTACGGTCAGGCCGGCAATCAACTGCGCCAGGGCAACCCGTACTGGGGCTGCTATGCGGGCACCCGGATTCTCGGTATCGAATCCAACGGCGCCATCAAGGGATGTCTGTCGATGCCGGAGGAATTTGTCGAGGGCAACCTCCGCGAGAAGTCGCTGGCCGAAATCTGGAATAACCCGGACGGCTTTGCTTACAACCGCCAGTTTACGCGCGACACGGCGAGCGGCGAGTGCCATGACTGCCGGTACCTGCCGCTGTGCCGCGGCGGTTGTGCGACAACCTCGGTCTCGGCCACCGGCTGCCGCGCCGACAATCCCTACTGCATTTACCGAATGGAGCAGCAGCAAGGATTCGCAACGCCGCCGGACAGCGAGTATGTGGCCGCATTGCTGGCCAAATTCCCGCCGGTGGCGAAGGAAAGCCGGTAG